ATACAATATAGCACATTATAAACAAAGTATGCACAAGGTAATTTTCCTAACTCAAATTTGAACTTTTATTAATCAGCACAAGCACTTTGCTCAAGGTCAAGGGTAGCTTGGTGCAACAAAAGGTGCAGCAGAAACAGGCATTGCTGCTGCTGGTATTGCAGAAGGTGGAATAGCCACAGAACCAGCACTAGCATTTTTCCCAGAACCACCTTCAACACAACAAACCTCAAAGCAATCAACTGGTGGCTGTTCAAGTTTGTCACTACATTCCTTTTCACTCCTCTGCAGTGCCTTCTCCGGCAAGCAATTACGCCGATCATCAAAAACTATGTTCTTTGATGTCAAATTCTTACAAATGCCTTCTTCTTCACAGAAGAAATTGTaagaaaaagtgaaattaaCCAAGTTTGGTAACTCACAAACTCCCATAGGAACTATTCCACTCATCATATTATGTCCTAAATTTAACTGTTCCAGATGAGATAACCCTGCAAGACTATAAGGTATAGGACCAACAATATTGTTGAAACTCACATCTAAAACTCTCAATTTGTATAGAAAACCAACTTGTTGTGGAAGACAACCTGAAATGCTTGTGTTGATTAAGAGAAGTTCTTCTAAAGTATCGGCAAAGTTTACTATGCTTTCTGGTAAGCATCCTCCAAATTTGTTATTAGCGAAAACCATGACAGAAGCTTTGCTTTTCCCTAAATTTCTTGGAATAGAACTTGTGAAGCGATTGTTGTTAAGGAAAAAAGCATCGAAAGGTTTGTCGAAAAGCTGAGGAGGTAACGGACCTTCGAATTCGTTGTAACGAAGGTCGAGGTAGGCAAGGGAAGAAAGTGAAAGAACGACCGAAGGAAACGGTCCAACGAATCTGTTGTTGCTAAGGTCAAGCTCATAGAGATGAGTTAGGTTTGTGAAGGTTTTTGGAATGATGCCGCAGAAACGGTTGCTATTGAGGTGGAGAAGTGAAAGGTCACTTAGGAAGG
This portion of the Trifolium pratense cultivar HEN17-A07 linkage group LG3, ARS_RC_1.1, whole genome shotgun sequence genome encodes:
- the LOC123912746 gene encoding leucine-rich repeat extensin-like protein 4; the encoded protein is MASTSFCHSITTCVLFLFFLYLSCFFNNLNAKHSITNIHKNQHRHNKHLHNPPLNLRLYRAFLALQAWKHVIYSDPKNITANWVGPSVCNYTGIYCAPSLDDPKLTVVAGIDLNHADIAGFLPEELAFLSDLSLLHLNSNRFCGIIPKTFTNLTHLYELDLSNNRFVGPFPSVVLSLSSLAYLDLRYNEFEGPLPPQLFDKPFDAFFLNNNRFTSSIPRNLGKSKASVMVFANNKFGGCLPESIVNFADTLEELLLINTSISGCLPQQVGFLYKLRVLDVSFNNIVGPIPYSLAGLSHLEQLNLGHNMMSGIVPMGVCELPNLVNFTFSYNFFCEEEGICKNLTSKNIVFDDRRNCLPEKALQRSEKECSDKLEQPPVDCFEVCCVEGGSGKNASAGSVAIPPSAIPAAAMPVSAAPFVAPSYP